Part of the Triticum urartu cultivar G1812 chromosome 2, Tu2.1, whole genome shotgun sequence genome, CAACGACAACGCCGATGCACACTTGTAGGGAAGATGTTCTTAATAGATTCAGCCATCACAATGTGTTGGTCAGTTATGATGTTGTTAGGGGCCAGTCCATGCATTGCTTCAAGGAAACTCCCAAACAACCAATCAAAGCtcgtctccaattcttgcctatGAATGACTGCCCGTGCTGGTTGATACCAATGAACGGTGCAAAAGGCATGTTGTACATGTTTGTCATGTATGTCGTGTCGAAGGAAATGCAATCATGATAAGCCTCAGCGTATGCCTTCCGTGCTAGTCCATCAACCTAGAAAATGTTCATAACCCTGTCCTCCTCATCATACTTGACCTTGTAGAAAAAAATCAGGATCTGTTTTCTCTTGCTCCTTGAAGTAGGCTACTGTCTCTATCATATCTCCTTCACTAGTAGCTGCCTTGTTCAAGCTCGATTTAAGATTTGATATTTCTTTAGTTGTATAAGGAACAATTAGTTCCGTCCCATAAAATTCAGACATACTTTGCATCATACGACCTGCACAAATCGCATGCAGAAACATAGTTAGGATATGAAAGAAAACAAGCAACACAGTTACTGGAAAACAGAACAACAACAAACCAACACAAACCAATGAATCAATTTTCTTTTTTCCACAGAAGCTCAACTATATTTTGCGTGGTGAGGGCAACTTATGTGCATCAAGGACACAGAAGTTGCCCATCTTTTTCTTTTCTAACTCATATAGTTTCCATAGATACAGGCAAGTCATACCCCCCTGGCACACAATGAATCGATTTGTTTTCCCAGAGAAAGCTGAACTTATTTTTTGCATGGTGGGGCAACTTATGTGCATCAAGGACGCAGAAGTTGCCATCCTTTTCTGAACAAGCAACTTGCTTAAGCAGAACAAGCAACTTGCATGAGCCAAAAGGCAACTCCGTGCAAATTATTTTTCCAGAGGACCACAAAGCTTGCCTACTTAATTACAAGCAATTCTGTAGAAACCACAAAAGGTTTCCCCTGTGATACCAGATTAGTTGGCAAAAACAAGAACTAAGTACAAGCAACTTGCAAAATAATAACAGGCAACTTTATGAAAAAATTCCCACAAGAAAACAGAGTTTTTTTTGGGTTGAATGTGGACACAGACCTGTGGTCAAATTACAGTTATGAAGATTCTTCAGGAATAGTTTTTCTTCCGGAGGAATCCCTTGATGTGATCGGAGGTACTTAGTTAGTGATGGTTTGTCAACCAATGCATGATTGTGTTCACGAACAAAGAAAATCACCTCCCACCGACTGTCCATTAGCTTCACAACCATTCTTGCTCTGCACCCTGTTTGGACTATTGTGTCTCGCTTTCTTCTCttagatttcttcttctttttacaCTCATCATCAAGGAAGACAATCTCATCATCCTCACCTTCATCGGCATCTCCATTAAAATCTTCAATCACATCTAGGATTGGGGCAGTTTCTGCACCTCCGTCATCAACTTTGGGTTTTCGGAATTTGTTGCAAACAAATTGTTGCTTTTCCAACAAACCAGATTTCGTTGATTTCCTAGAAGTGTTCATCTTGATTGAAAACCCAAGTCGGAGAGCATAGGCATTATAGTGTTCTTTTGCACCCTCGAGAGTATCCAACCTCATTCCTATGAAAGGCTCTTTTGGTTGTGACCAAGCTTCATCATCATTGTCATTTCCCACAACTCCCTGTCCAATAGTTCCACCTGTTTCTCCAATTGTGGTGGTGTCATCAAAAGTATCACCTTCTGTCTGCATAGCTTCTTCAGGTGCAGCAGGAGCTTTCTGAGTGCTCATGGGATTAGGAGATTCTCCTACAACTTCATTGTATTCTCCACCAGGGGGCTGGGCAACAGGCTGCGTACAGTACATGGGGTCTTCAACTCCAATGCCACCCGTAAAACGCATTTCAGAATTAGTGTCATCAGGCAATTCGTTTAAGTCAATCATCTTTCAAACCCGAGGAGAAAAGAAACAGCAATGACACTGATTTCCAGggaaaataaaaacaaaaaatgaaagGCAACTCTAGATGCAAAAATGTGTGACACCAATCTACGAAAACACTCGAAATGGTCATTTTTTCGGGGTTGCTTTAGTTTCCTTGAATTTCATTTTTATCTTCATTTTTTGTGTCTGTTCTATGAGTTTTTGATTTTTATCCTTGTTCTTTAATAGGAATTGAGAAGAAGTAAAGACATGTTTTTCTGAATTCTTCACTCCGTGCTCAAGCTACAGCTGCAAAAAAGAATCTCCAGGCCAATGTGGATTTTATCAAGGAGTAGATGAACTGTggattttttctatttttttctctaAACAGCAATCTGTAGTGCGTTACATCTGTGATACGCAACTCAGACtcatgtgttttgatgtatctcGTGTTGTCACATCATGTTTCAGTTTGCAAAAACCTCTACTACCACTAGTGTATACATGTTTACTTGCCTAATGTCTACTAATTTTGCAAAGGATCAGCAAATTACTACCACTTTCTCTTTTTGCATTTTTTGTGTGTAAATATACAGAAGCAAACATCTCATTTTATCAGGTGACTACATCATTCCCCCACCTACCCAAAAACTTTTGCTTTGTATACAAGTTCTACAGAGCCTAAGCAccatttttttgaatttgtaGGGACATGAAGGTCAAAACAAGTCTAAAAGAAGGCAATTTATTAGGTACTTCTTCTATCTATATATCCTTTTCCCCCCTCCAGTATCCTTCTTTGTGAATTTTTGTCCCCTGTTTTTTTGCAATGCAACACAGTAATTGCCTGATGTTTTAATAGAACTTGCCTACAAAAATAATCAAGTGCTTTTAGACTCAAAAATATGAAAAGCTGCATGCCTGATAACTCAATTTATTTAGGAAAATTCATCTATATGAACATAGTGGGAAACCAGTTTTGCCTGCCTGCTTGTAGGGACTTGCCCATGTACAGGGGTTCAACCTTGTTTTGCCTGCCTACTTGTAGGAACTTGCCCATGTACAGCGGTTCAAACTTGATTTGCCTGCCTACTTGCAGGAACTTGCCAATGTACAGGAGGTACAAACTTGATTTGCCTGCCTACTTGTAGGAACTTGCCCATGTACAGGGGTACAGACTTGTAGGAAATTGCTTACATATTTTTCAAGAAAATTGACAGAACAAAAATCAACTTTTTTTAGACCCCAATCAAACCTCAAATACAATCTGCAGGAAATTTGGTTTTCCAATGTGCAGAAATCCATGCTTTTTTACCCTACAGTTTTACCACTAAGAGAGGAGGATGATTACTCTTACCCTGCACGATTTGTTGGCTTGCAGATCTCCAAtcagaggggaggggaggaggaggagacaaTCTGCAGAAGTTGCTGGGTTGTGGTCAATCCCCTGCTGGAAGCATGGAGTTCCAGATCTAGGGGTAAACAATGGCTTCCCTctgaggaggaagaagggagCAGCCGCGTGAGGTTGGAGAGAAAAAGGAGGATGAAGGAGGCGCCCCCCAAGGGCTAGCGTAGGACCGACCCACCACGTGGTTGGTTGGAAGGGGTGGATAGCAGGTTATCCCTTCTGTCCGGGCATGTGTGGGGAGGAGAACTCCCGCTTGCCTTTTCTGGTACGACAGCTGGCAAAGGGCTGTCTACCTTACCTTTTTCTGGGTGTGCGCCCAGTCCAACAAATGAGCCAACGGGTGCTGGCGAGCAGCGTCCAAAATAAAATACTATACCGTGTGGCGTCGTACAGACCGTCGCCTCAAGTGGCAGATAGATGCGTCGTACATGCCATTGTTTGGCGGGGTGACGACGCCGGCCTGTCTGTGCAAGGGCGTCACGGGTGCATTGATGTGGTGGTGATGGCTGGTTGCTAGCCTGGCGGCCAAGGCGGCGTTAGGAGCTTTGATGGCAATTTCTCCCTAGCAAACGTCGTCAGATAAACGGTCAAAATAAAACCAGGTTGGACTACGTGCTTGAGAGAGAAAAAAGAGATACTCCCTCCTTctatctatatagggcctaatcgtttttcgaggctaactttgaccaagtgttatagcaataatatatgacatgcaagttacacaaagtataccatcaaattcgtacgtgaaaggagctttcaatgatataattttcacactATACATCTCATGTATTATTAGtgttatcaatagtcaaaggcggtctcgAAATACACATTAgaccctatatagatggaaggaggaaCTAGGATTTTCATAATTGCTACTGCTTTTGTATAGAGGGCTCTCATAGATACCTTTTTTTAACTTCGTTACAAATTTGGTGTCGGATTTTTTACCATGGCAAATCAAACTATTTTTTATGGCAATTTGTGTTTACTGAGAATGACAAGTTTAGTTGGCAAACATGTCAAATCCACCtcagttttatttattttttgttcGAAAATTGTCATGCTCGTAAGCTAAATTTGGCATCCCCACGCCAACTAAAGTTACCATAAAAACGTTTGATTTGTCATGCTAAAAAATCAgatgccggattcttttttttaaAAGTGGCGTGCTCCCATGGCTACGGTTGTGCATGGATCGAGCCGCGTAAGTTATGATTGCTACTACTTTGTGCGGTGAGAAGAGATAAGATACACAAGAAGAGAGAAAGTGGGTGAACGAAATGGATTTTCTGCTTTATGTGCTATTACTCCGGGCATGTGTGTTGCCGTTGCTTCAACATTTCACTATTGGGTCAACTATTTAGTATTTTGACTATTTGAATTATGAATTACAGGGTGCACCTAGAATAATAAAGTTCGACCCACTAAGTGATAACCAAACAATTTCATAAGCAACTAGTTCTTCGTGTGTAGCTCTAGGAAGAAAACGATGCAACAAAGCGTGCCAAACACTTCTAGTATTATCGCTATCGATACTAGATTTGTCTTTCTCTTTTGTTTCTTGTGCTTATATTTTACTACCTCCGTCTTATAATATAAAAGCGTTTttacactacactagtgtcaaaaacgctcttatattatggaacAGAGGGAGTGAATAAGTTGGGTGCACCACAAGTCAGGGAAGTACAACAAATGCTCTCTTCTTGATGGATTTATTGGTGTGTTATTTTAATTTGTTGCATCGGTGCTATGTTGAATCTCTCAGCGTCAAGATGATAACATGAGGCGAGGTGACATAAGAATCTTCAGCGGCGGTGTTGTTCTTTGCCCTCAAACCCTAACTCCGGATCGCAGAGCACTTAGAAGCATTGTTTATAACCCATAAAACATAAAGAACGAGAGTGTAGCCAAGCTAACCAAGGCAGAATGCACCATATGAGGTCAGCCCAGGCCAGCTTGGTGGGAACATACATAACTAAGCACACAAAACGAATGCTAAACTTAAAACGAACACTTACTCGAAGAAACTACTAAAAAGAACAACAAATGAGCCAACACATGCCGAAGAAGAACTCGGTATGGCCAAGAATTATTCCTCCACGTTAAGCCCGAAAACTGCAATCAGCAAACCAGGCTGTGCTTCTTCCTCGCAACGAAGGTCCGCCAGTAGGTGGTCACCTCCTTCTCGATTTGGTGTGCTGTCTTCTTCACATGCTCGTGATGCCCATGCTTCTTGGCATGCGCGTCCATCTCCAGCATGACCTTCTTGAGGTCGGTGATGAGGCGCTCAGCGAGGCCGCGGCTGAAGTCCTCGCGGATGACCACCCGCATGACAGCGATGTGCTCGGCGTCGGCGGGCATTGTGTATGCCGGAACAATCCAGCCGAAACGGCGCAGGCTCTCGACCACCTCGAACACTGTGTACTTGGACGAGTCCTTGAGGGAGAAGGCCACGAGCGGCACGCCTGAGTCCTTGGACACCAGGTGAAAGTAGCCCATGTTCTCGACTCCCTCCCGGAGCACCGCCGCGTTGTCCCGGCAATTTTGCATGATGTCCTTGTAGCCCTGCATTGCATTTTTGCATCACATAAATAGTTTTTCAAACACAAATTGGTTCATTGGCTGCTACCTACAGTTTTTTTATGGAAAAAATAGAGATGGTGCGTTAGCAATGTCAAAGAACATGCCGACGGCATGGCAAAGTACAAGAAGGATCCTAACAAACTAGACGTCCACCTGAAATGCATGAAGTGCATGGACCACTGGTGTTTCTTTGCTTGCAGACACAAAGTTAACACATGTTTGTTGTGTTGCTTGCAgaaacaaagcaacaagcataaAGCACAAGGCAAAGGATGCTGCAACACTTGGACATAAAATAAAACCCCAACAAAAACGTGCTACTGCTGTAGAAAAATTGTGGTTAATTACCTCGAATCCGAGACGGATGAGTTGATAATACTGTGCAATGATCTGGCTCGAACCTATCCAACAGAGGGAGCAGCACATGAACATATTACATACTTCAAAACATATACTGGAACTAACCAACCGATTGATCGACGCGCACGGTGCTGTACCTTTGGAGAAGTTGAGCGTGAAGGTTGGCTGGTCGGCGCCGAGGTAGTTGATGTGGAAGATGAGCTCGTCGGGCAGGTCCTCCTTGTTCCTCCAAATGATCCACCCGACGCCGGCATAGACGAGGCCGTACTTGTGGCCGCTGACGTTGATGCTCTTCACCAGCGGTAGCCGGAAGTCCCACTCCAGCTCCGGGTAGATGAAGGGCGCGATGAACCCGCCGCTCGCCGCGTCCACGTGAATCGGCGTGTCCCACCTGGTCAACCGATCGACCAAACCAACCGATCGATCAATGAAATCTCTATCATTCACATGCATCCCGGCCGGTTCCAGTTTTTGGCATAAGATTAACGCGTACCCTGTCTCTGCATTCTTGGCGACGAGGAGGTCGTTGAGCATCTTGACGTCCTCGAACTCGCCGTTGAGTGTGGAGCCGAGGATGGCGGCGACGCAGATGGTGTTCTCGTCGACCAACTCTACGGCCTTCGCGGGGTCCATGACGTAGTACCCTTCCCTGAGCTTCACCTCCTTGAGCTCAACCTCGAAGTAGCGCGCGAATTTCTCCCAACACACCTACAAAACCAAGACATCCAGTGATTGGAATGGATCCGGTGATTGACTTTGAATCCTGCCGGTGATCCAGCCGGCATGCACTGTCTCAGTAATGCGTGTACTCGATTACTAGTAATTTACCTGGACATTTGCGCCGGTGACGATGTTGGGCTTGTCGTGGGGCTTGCCCTCGGCCTTCATCTTGTTCTGCCACTTCCTCTTGAAGGCCAGCCCGGCCAGCATGATGGCCTCCGAGGAGCCGACGGTGCCCACCCCGACGGCCGTCTCGTCCTCGCCGATGGGCGCGTTGAAGAGATGCGCGATCATGTTGACGCACCGGTTCTGTTTCAAATCCACAAACATACATATATACGTCGCCGTACGTAGTCGCGTAATTGTAAACTGCATCAATGGATCGATGAAGGAAATGATAGAGAGATACCTGGAACTCGGTGGTGACGGGGTACTCGTCCATGTCGACGTAGTTCTTGTTGACGGAGTTCTGGATGAGCTTGTCGCACTCGGGCTCCATCCAGGTGGTGACGAAGGAGGCGAGGTTCAGGCGCGGGTTCCCGTCCAGCATCAGCTCGTCGTTGATGATCTGGTACGCCGCGTCCTTGGGGATGGACTGCTCCGGTATCCTGAACCTCGGGAGCGCGGTGCGCACGTAGCGCGACGCGAAGGTGGAGGAGATGAGGGACTCGCCGGAATTCGTCTGCGCCCTGGACAACGCCATTTGCCGCGGCGGCCGGTGGCTGGCTGGATCACTTCGCCGTCGTGGCGTGCGAGAAGAGAGGGTGAGCAGGGGGTGTCACAGCATAGACAGGTCGACGCAGCAGATCGAGTTGCGACTAATTAATGGTGGCTCTTGCTCTATAAGAGAGGAGGGTGCGCATGGGCGCGACGTGGTGGAGGCGCCACGGTTCTTGGGGGATGGGGCTTCCACGCCATCCGCTCGCACGTCCAGCCTCCTGCACGGCTTCCGCCGCTGGACTCGGGTGCCTTCCTTTTCTAGCTTCTCTCGCCCGATCTGCTGTGCTCGTAGGCAGCTGTGTGCCTGTTGCTTCTGTGTGTTCGAATACTGTTTTTGTTTTGTCTTTTGCGTCCTGGAAAACGCAATGCCGGAGGCGCTTAGCGTAACTCCATCCCGCGACCCATCCTGTCCGCGTTCGTCTGTTTGGGGTGAAACAAACGAATCAAACGGCCCAGCGTACAGGCGCAAACGGACTTTTGTTTGTTTTCTTTCTGCTTTTTATTCATCTCCGGCTCAAGTTTGCGCCGTTTTTGAGGTGAAACGGACATCACGCGGATAGGGGTGTCTTTTTCTATCCGCCCCTCCCTCCCCCCGGCCGCACCCTCTCCACTCTTCTCCACTCTTCCTCACTCttgccctcgccgccgccgctgtcaTTGATTTGTGCACCCGCTGGCCGCGCGCTCGCCCAACACCTTCCCCTCGGCGCCCCCGAGCTACCCAACCACGGCCACCTGATTTGCGCAACCGCTGGCCGGATTTGGGGCGAATCCGGTCGGTCTAGAGCTCGCCCGGTTGTGGGAGGCCGCGCCGCGCCATGGACTGGCCGGGCACCATGCCGGAAGGCCCGGGCAGGGCCGCAAGGCCACATGCAGGCAGTGGCTCCTCCTCTTACCGCTCGGATCTACACCGTCGGTGGTCCGCCGGCAGATACACGAATGACGGGCGGCCGGGCTGGGTGCTAGCCCAAAAGCTCGTCGGCGCATCGTTGCCACTCATTAAGTGCGACCACTGCCCAAAGAAAGTCGTGCGCCGCGTGTCTACAATGCCGGAACATCCCGAATGTGTGTTCATCAAGTGCTTGAACGATGGGGTATGCGCTCTTTTTAGCTTCGGTTTATGCTCTAGAtttgactagttgtgctaacttcaaattttattgtgtagcatggatgcaagttttgataTTGGGAAGAAGAAtacatcgatatattgatagagcgcaatttagtagatgttcgtgcacttttagctagcatagaggctgtagatgagactgttggggaacgcagtaatttcaaaaaaaattcctacggagactcaagatccatctaggtgatgcatagcaacgagaggggagagtgttgtccacgtaccctcgtagaccgtaagtggaagcgttatgacaacgcggttgatgtagtcgtacgtcttcacgatccgaccgatcctagcaccgaaggtacgtcacctccgcgatctgcacacgttcagttcggtgacgtcccacgaactctagatccagctgaggtcgaggaagagtttcgtcagcacgacggcgtgatgacggtgatgatgaagtttccgatgcagagcttcgcctaagcccTACAACGATATGAACGAGGTGAAAATCTgtggaggggcaccgcacacggctaaacaatcaacttgtgtgtctatggggtgcctccctcccccgtatataaaggagtggaggaggggagggccggccctctcatggcgcgcccaaggggggagtcctactcccgatgggagtaggattcccccttccctagttggagtaggagaggaaggaagggggggagagagggaaggaaaggggggccggcccccacccaattcggattgggctttgGGGGGGGGCACGCCatccaccttggccgcctcctcctctctcccactaaggcccaataaggcccattgactccccggggggttccggtaaccccccggtacttcggtaaatgcctgaactcatccggaaccattccgatgtccaaacatagcattccaatatatcgatctttatgtctcgaccatttcgagactcctcgtcatgtccgtgatcacatccaggaatCCGAACTATcatcagtacatcaaaacacataaactcataatactgatcgtcatcgaacgttgcggaccctacgggttcgagaactatgtacacatgaccgagactcatctccggtcaataaccaatagaggaacctggatgctcatattggttcctacatattctacgaagatctttatcagtcaaaccgcataacaacatacgttgttccctttgtcatcggtatgttacttgcccgagattccatcgtcggtatctcaatacccagttcaatctcgttaccggcaagtctctttactcattccgtaatgcaagatcccgtaactaactcattagtcacaatgcttgcaaggcttatagtgatgtgcattaccgagagggcccagagata contains:
- the LOC125541752 gene encoding glutamate decarboxylase-like translates to MALSRAQTNSGESLISSTFASRYVRTALPRFRIPEQSIPKDAAYQIINDELMLDGNPRLNLASFVTTWMEPECDKLIQNSVNKNYVDMDEYPVTTEFQNRCVNMIAHLFNAPIGEDETAVGVGTVGSSEAIMLAGLAFKRKWQNKMKAEGKPHDKPNIVTGANVQVCWEKFARYFEVELKEVKLREGYYVMDPAKAVELVDENTICVAAILGSTLNGEFEDVKMLNDLLVAKNAETGWDTPIHVDAASGGFIAPFIYPELEWDFRLPLVKSINVSGHKYGLVYAGVGWIIWRNKEDLPDELIFHINYLGADQPTFTLNFSKGSSQIIAQYYQLIRLGFEGYKDIMQNCRDNAAVLREGVENMGYFHLVSKDSGVPLVAFSLKDSSKYTVFEVVESLRRFGWIVPAYTMPADAEHIAVMRVVIREDFSRGLAERLITDLKKVMLEMDAHAKKHGHHEHVKKTAHQIEKEVTTYWRTFVARKKHSLVC